The following coding sequences are from one Bradyrhizobium sp. 200 window:
- a CDS encoding NAD-dependent protein deacetylase — MANRDLKAFVESHERLFVLTGAGCSTNSGIPDYRDADGSWKRMQPVRFQAFVADDAIRSRYWARSMIGWRRFGQALPNDAHHALARLEANGRSRMLLTQNVDRLHQAAGSRVVIDLHGRLDLVRCMACSAALRRADFQEDLVRLNASWADLDAAVLPDGDAELDHLDFSGFAVPHCPSCGGVLKSDVVFFGESVPRDQVSLAMEALEQADAMLVVGSSLMVYSGFRFAQAAARRGIPIAAVNLGRTRADDLLTLKIQDRCEAALSFLL; from the coding sequence ATGGCAAACCGAGACCTCAAAGCATTCGTCGAGAGCCACGAAAGACTGTTTGTCCTTACGGGTGCCGGCTGCAGCACGAACTCCGGGATACCCGACTATCGGGACGCCGATGGCAGCTGGAAGCGAATGCAGCCGGTGCGCTTTCAGGCGTTCGTCGCGGACGACGCCATCCGATCCCGCTATTGGGCGCGCAGCATGATCGGCTGGCGTCGGTTCGGACAAGCCCTTCCTAACGACGCGCACCACGCCTTGGCTCGGCTCGAGGCCAACGGACGGAGCCGAATGCTCCTCACCCAGAACGTCGATAGGCTGCATCAAGCCGCCGGGAGCAGGGTGGTGATCGACCTTCACGGCCGGCTCGATCTGGTGCGCTGCATGGCCTGTTCGGCTGCCCTACGCCGCGCCGACTTCCAGGAAGATCTGGTCCGTCTCAACGCAAGCTGGGCCGACCTGGATGCCGCCGTTTTGCCGGATGGCGACGCCGAGCTCGACCACCTGGACTTCTCGGGCTTCGCCGTGCCGCATTGCCCGTCCTGCGGCGGCGTGCTGAAGTCGGACGTCGTGTTCTTCGGCGAAAGCGTTCCGCGGGATCAGGTCTCCCTGGCCATGGAGGCTCTGGAGCAGGCCGACGCGATGCTGGTCGTGGGTTCGTCCCTTATGGTCTATTCGGGGTTCCGGTTCGCTCAGGCGGCAGCAAGGCGCGGCATTCCGATCGCGGCCGTCAATCTCGGCCGGACACGCGCAGACGATCTGCTGACCCTAAAGATCCAAGATCGGTGCGAGGCGGCTCTCTCGTTTCTCCTGTAA
- the dgt gene encoding dGTP triphosphohydrolase, translating into MAEAQRKLDWAKLLNGNRRKPPSAPSPQKGKEQRIPLERDYDRLLFSTPVRRLADKTQVFPLERNDSVRTRLTHSHEVANLARSIGTTLFYNHGEELGLAAIPDAARSVPSLLGAVGLAHDLGNPPFGHQGEDAMQSWITRHSVPKAEDQNSFDIFAGAGLTAAQQRDFEKFEGNAQALRLLTRLQIINDGYGLNMSYAALAALMKYPVPSDKIDKSIQSRKKFNFFQSEAKIVDEVWRNTGLEEGVRHPLTLVMEACDDIAYSVLDLEDAAKKGLISFHDLIASLSHDANDDPQILDIFEQSRKRETEYRQSQLSGAELSDISMQMLRVQAIGLMVNAVTDAFVANRDTIMAGEFHGELLAGSRSEALWKALKGFARKHVYSHRSVIEVELEGHRTIHALMDAFWQAIENRGAEDFVNPRGTKPYDAYVYSRISENYRRAAQMSEMPMRYRELQLMTDMISGMTDSFAVDLCRKLVSLRG; encoded by the coding sequence ATGGCCGAAGCGCAGCGCAAGCTGGACTGGGCAAAGCTGCTCAACGGCAATCGGCGTAAGCCACCATCGGCACCGAGCCCACAGAAGGGCAAGGAGCAGAGGATCCCGCTTGAAAGGGATTACGACCGCCTGCTCTTTTCCACGCCGGTTCGGCGCCTTGCCGATAAGACCCAGGTCTTTCCGCTGGAGCGCAACGACAGCGTCAGGACTCGCTTGACGCACAGCCATGAGGTCGCGAACCTTGCGCGGAGCATCGGTACCACCCTCTTCTACAATCACGGGGAAGAGCTTGGCTTGGCGGCTATTCCAGATGCCGCTCGCTCGGTTCCGTCGCTGCTTGGCGCCGTCGGCCTCGCCCACGACCTCGGGAACCCTCCCTTCGGTCACCAGGGCGAAGATGCCATGCAGTCCTGGATCACCCGCCACTCCGTACCCAAGGCAGAGGATCAGAACTCGTTCGACATTTTCGCCGGCGCCGGCCTCACGGCTGCCCAGCAGCGGGATTTCGAAAAGTTCGAGGGCAATGCGCAAGCGCTCCGGCTCCTGACCCGGCTCCAGATCATCAACGACGGCTACGGTCTCAACATGAGCTATGCGGCCCTCGCGGCCCTCATGAAATACCCCGTGCCCTCCGACAAGATCGACAAATCCATCCAATCGCGGAAGAAGTTCAACTTCTTCCAGTCGGAGGCCAAAATCGTCGACGAGGTATGGCGGAACACCGGCCTTGAGGAGGGCGTGCGCCATCCCCTGACCCTTGTGATGGAAGCCTGCGACGACATCGCGTATTCGGTTTTGGACTTGGAAGATGCGGCCAAGAAGGGCCTGATCTCGTTTCACGACTTGATCGCCTCCTTGAGCCACGATGCTAACGATGACCCGCAAATACTTGATATTTTTGAACAATCGCGCAAGCGTGAAACTGAATACCGCCAGTCTCAATTGTCCGGCGCCGAGCTCTCCGACATCTCGATGCAAATGCTGCGGGTCCAGGCCATCGGCCTGATGGTCAATGCCGTGACTGACGCTTTCGTCGCGAATCGGGATACGATCATGGCCGGGGAATTCCACGGCGAGCTCTTGGCAGGATCGCGCTCCGAGGCCCTTTGGAAAGCCCTGAAAGGTTTCGCGCGAAAGCACGTCTATTCCCATCGCAGCGTGATCGAGGTCGAGTTGGAGGGGCACCGCACCATTCATGCGTTGATGGACGCGTTTTGGCAGGCGATCGAGAACCGGGGTGCCGAAGATTTCGTGAACCCCCGTGGCACGAAGCCCTATGATGCCTATGTCTATTCGCGCATCTCGGAAAACTACCGGCGCGCTGCGCAGATGTCGGAAATGCCGATGCGTTATCGAGAACTTCAGCTGATGACTGACATGATCTCCGGCATGACCGATTCGTTCGCTGTCGACCTTTGTCGCAAGCTGGTTTCGTTGAGGGGATGA
- a CDS encoding AAA domain-containing protein, which yields MVYRLGKRAISQYIRTDCQRRLRLDLYSTAADRTAAGAPERDAARPGFALITQAGRNHERQRFAELSEVLPHLVVHGQPTAFTEGEERAFGTILLRDHLPTAIANQLLIEAEYQVTPTFVAAHGLTDLADGSAFNGANHLQFSAVRPDIIHVVPPSGGRRRAISIDGTITPVVDDRFGLKVIDVKISGEASPAHFSELAYYGMTLAGWLDANGLSDRFFVLAEAAIWPGRHDASSIEVQLRLDVKDHVTDRHQAKYLAALAADLETMPPEVVLGRVARFLRHDLRNILSEPDWRNLPWHVDHRCSGCDYLGYKWSTEEDAAAAIPTPPARAAQAQSAYCWTMAKDLDHPSRVAGLTEGARGKLLEGGIANVQSLSAASAGNIVFESHQTLRAKRTVLVARGLTLVNALPAAIPDRAGTSAVLPSFSDIRVNISADFDVGSGLTFAFGYNISYGVPNAPRTANAGYGRAFTNRDRALLVLERSVDAEGEILRQWLEFMVQDIARARADTLAGYRLFDPNKRDVTIQFYIWDRLVFNHLCRIMGRHLHIVQAPVRIGGTDVSPMSWLFPAETVLEDARYTSVSSPLTIVSEIVNSLVAAPVPHHYGLVSLANDLDADRRVRTDGSTWAFNVNKFYLDPLSDQIPSERGSEIWQRKSPFRSQDFQWHQEQTRRVVRDKLRALSWIVDGLSRRLRDTLSAEAPTVGEIFRPEQPLTGVGFDGQMLYQHTRLMQAAQKLENDLLLAMPAHEREARFMSARVDRTLIGDERAACLRQYGLGNLIANPSVYAFELRDASREVRIKDGDFLLSFAPEDLLAQVQHETAAGFKTQFPALQQTLPIQGSDYQDSARASLRISVRKIDRANRRLIIEASTLLQTAIRLGIANLDFNPRQGRFGVVDPVVLDFFSRRLRDALSGRTGQWGSPGIRNPPLALSRPLFQARIANVGRLNPRASASVPAETFIWNADVAASTATGLSAADVVAIARTIAPDITPKQSEAIERSVQRQLAIWWGPPGTGKSATAQAYLASSLKHAADTGAGLRIAVTGFTWVAIDHVAKRLPALLARLGIADRVRLVRLASGAGSLESVAPELQQFVLPMNDRGAPDRQDLEAAVSARDSLVLVASTVEQIAKLGGSVIAPLFDLVLIDEASQVDVAHAIVAFTKLAPGARLTVVGDELQMAPIHPIEPPVGAEYLVGSIFDFYRHYRRRGQADPGIDRIMLDRSFRSNSEIVDFVRLAGYQDLHASDKSKDLRFATAIPMTPNAPASWPAGLIWSPAYPQILDPGKPLTAVIHNDRFSSQRNQEEADLVSSLVLALFESRLMDIDAANAAPLSPVDFFRKGVGIVTPHRAQQAAVFERLAAELAGRVDANEIFAAVDTVERFQGQEKTVMIASFGLGDKDQIAAEETFLFQLNRFNVTASRAKAKFIAIMSRRLLDHLPTDKVALHQSRLIKHFADGFLQRSVPISLPGLGECELRTR from the coding sequence GTGGTGTACCGACTGGGAAAGCGAGCCATTTCGCAGTACATCCGGACGGATTGCCAACGACGCCTACGTCTCGATCTCTACAGCACCGCAGCCGATCGCACAGCGGCCGGAGCACCCGAACGGGATGCAGCTCGTCCGGGCTTCGCGCTGATCACCCAAGCCGGCCGAAATCACGAGCGGCAGAGGTTCGCCGAGCTGTCCGAGGTGCTTCCGCACCTGGTGGTTCACGGGCAGCCCACCGCCTTCACGGAGGGTGAAGAGCGCGCCTTCGGTACGATCCTGCTTCGCGACCATCTCCCTACGGCGATCGCCAACCAATTGCTGATAGAGGCGGAATACCAGGTCACGCCCACATTCGTGGCCGCGCATGGTCTTACCGATCTGGCCGACGGGAGCGCGTTCAACGGTGCCAACCACCTCCAGTTCTCGGCGGTCCGTCCGGACATCATTCACGTCGTACCTCCAAGCGGCGGACGGCGACGCGCCATCTCGATCGATGGCACGATCACGCCGGTCGTTGACGACAGGTTCGGACTGAAAGTGATCGATGTGAAGATTTCAGGCGAGGCATCGCCTGCCCATTTCTCGGAGCTCGCCTATTACGGGATGACGTTGGCAGGCTGGCTGGACGCGAACGGTCTTAGCGATCGCTTCTTTGTCCTCGCGGAAGCCGCAATCTGGCCAGGCCGTCACGACGCGTCCAGTATCGAAGTCCAGTTGCGCCTGGACGTGAAGGACCACGTAACCGACCGGCATCAGGCGAAATACTTGGCTGCGCTGGCCGCTGACCTGGAAACGATGCCGCCGGAGGTCGTTCTTGGGCGCGTCGCCAGGTTCTTGCGGCACGACCTTCGCAATATCCTGAGCGAACCGGATTGGCGGAACCTGCCATGGCATGTCGACCACCGTTGCTCCGGTTGCGATTACCTCGGCTACAAATGGTCGACCGAGGAGGATGCCGCCGCGGCTATCCCGACCCCGCCAGCACGGGCCGCGCAGGCACAGTCGGCCTACTGTTGGACCATGGCGAAGGACCTGGACCATCCCAGCCGCGTGGCCGGCCTGACCGAGGGGGCGCGCGGCAAGCTTCTCGAAGGCGGGATCGCGAACGTTCAAAGCCTTTCAGCAGCGTCGGCGGGCAACATCGTCTTCGAATCGCATCAAACCCTCCGCGCAAAGCGAACAGTGCTGGTCGCTCGCGGCCTGACCCTGGTGAACGCCCTCCCCGCAGCCATACCGGATCGGGCCGGCACATCGGCCGTCTTGCCGAGCTTCTCCGACATCCGCGTCAACATTTCCGCGGACTTTGACGTCGGATCCGGCCTGACCTTCGCATTCGGATACAACATCTCTTACGGCGTGCCGAACGCACCACGCACCGCAAACGCCGGGTATGGCAGAGCATTCACCAATCGCGACCGCGCCTTGCTGGTGCTGGAGCGTTCCGTAGACGCGGAGGGAGAGATCCTGCGTCAGTGGCTCGAATTCATGGTGCAGGATATCGCCCGCGCACGGGCCGATACTCTCGCGGGCTATCGGTTGTTCGATCCCAACAAGCGGGACGTCACGATTCAGTTCTATATCTGGGATCGACTGGTCTTCAATCACCTCTGCCGTATCATGGGCAGGCATCTCCATATCGTGCAGGCTCCCGTTCGTATCGGAGGCACCGACGTCAGCCCGATGTCCTGGCTGTTTCCGGCGGAAACCGTACTCGAGGACGCTAGATACACCAGCGTTTCTTCCCCTCTGACGATCGTCTCTGAGATCGTGAACAGCCTCGTCGCGGCGCCGGTCCCCCACCACTACGGTCTGGTTAGCCTGGCCAACGATCTCGACGCCGACCGCCGCGTCCGCACCGACGGATCGACCTGGGCATTCAACGTCAACAAGTTCTACCTCGACCCCCTCTCAGACCAGATTCCGTCAGAGCGCGGCAGTGAGATCTGGCAAAGGAAGTCGCCGTTCAGATCGCAGGACTTTCAGTGGCATCAGGAGCAAACGAGGCGCGTCGTACGCGACAAGCTGCGGGCGCTGTCTTGGATCGTCGACGGCCTCAGTCGCCGCCTGCGCGACACGCTCAGCGCAGAAGCGCCAACGGTCGGCGAGATCTTTAGGCCTGAACAACCGCTGACCGGCGTCGGCTTCGATGGTCAGATGCTGTATCAGCACACACGACTGATGCAGGCCGCACAGAAGCTTGAGAATGACCTGCTGCTGGCGATGCCTGCCCATGAGCGTGAAGCCCGCTTCATGAGCGCCCGGGTCGATAGAACGTTGATCGGAGACGAGCGCGCCGCATGCCTTCGGCAGTATGGGCTTGGCAACCTGATCGCCAATCCCTCGGTCTATGCCTTCGAACTCCGGGATGCATCGCGCGAGGTGCGCATCAAGGATGGTGATTTTCTCCTCTCGTTCGCGCCCGAGGACCTGCTGGCGCAGGTTCAGCACGAAACCGCGGCCGGGTTCAAAACGCAGTTTCCAGCTCTGCAACAGACGCTTCCGATCCAGGGGAGCGACTACCAGGATTCCGCGCGAGCGTCGCTGCGAATTTCGGTCAGGAAGATCGACAGGGCGAACCGCCGCTTGATCATCGAGGCGTCCACTCTCCTTCAGACGGCAATTCGGTTGGGCATCGCGAACCTCGATTTCAACCCGCGTCAGGGACGCTTCGGTGTGGTCGATCCGGTCGTCCTTGATTTCTTTTCGCGCAGGCTAAGAGATGCGCTATCCGGCCGCACCGGCCAGTGGGGCTCGCCTGGGATCAGAAATCCGCCGCTGGCGCTCAGCCGTCCCTTGTTTCAAGCGAGGATCGCCAATGTCGGCCGGCTGAATCCCAGAGCCTCGGCGAGCGTCCCGGCCGAAACCTTCATTTGGAACGCCGACGTGGCGGCGAGCACGGCAACGGGCCTTTCCGCCGCCGATGTGGTCGCCATCGCCCGCACGATAGCTCCGGACATCACGCCGAAGCAAAGCGAAGCGATCGAACGCTCCGTTCAACGCCAATTGGCTATCTGGTGGGGACCCCCAGGGACCGGCAAGAGCGCTACAGCGCAGGCATACCTCGCCTCCTCCCTGAAACATGCGGCAGACACCGGCGCCGGCCTACGTATCGCAGTCACCGGTTTCACGTGGGTCGCCATCGATCACGTCGCCAAAAGGCTCCCGGCACTGCTTGCCCGGCTGGGTATCGCCGATCGGGTACGCCTAGTGCGCCTCGCGTCGGGTGCGGGATCCCTCGAGTCGGTCGCGCCCGAGCTTCAACAGTTTGTCCTACCTATGAATGATCGCGGGGCGCCGGATCGTCAGGATCTCGAAGCCGCTGTCTCTGCGCGGGACTCGCTCGTCTTGGTCGCAAGCACGGTCGAGCAGATCGCGAAGCTCGGCGGGTCGGTAATCGCTCCCCTGTTCGACCTCGTGCTGATCGACGAAGCATCGCAGGTCGACGTCGCCCACGCCATCGTCGCTTTTACCAAGCTCGCGCCCGGCGCGCGGCTGACGGTGGTTGGCGACGAGCTGCAGATGGCTCCAATTCATCCTATCGAGCCGCCCGTCGGCGCCGAGTACCTCGTCGGTTCGATATTCGATTTCTACCGCCATTATCGTCGACGCGGCCAGGCCGACCCCGGAATTGACCGGATCATGCTGGATCGTAGTTTCCGTTCAAACTCGGAGATCGTCGACTTCGTCAGGCTCGCCGGCTACCAGGATCTGCACGCCAGCGACAAAAGCAAGGACCTGCGGTTCGCGACGGCAATTCCCATGACGCCGAATGCGCCGGCGTCATGGCCGGCCGGCCTGATCTGGTCGCCGGCCTATCCGCAGATCCTCGACCCCGGCAAACCACTGACGGCGGTCATCCATAACGACCGATTTAGTAGCCAACGCAACCAGGAAGAGGCTGACCTCGTTTCCAGCCTGGTCCTAGCATTGTTCGAGAGCCGATTGATGGACATCGACGCCGCGAACGCGGCACCTTTGTCTCCCGTCGACTTCTTCCGTAAGGGTGTCGGCATCGTGACGCCCCATCGGGCACAGCAGGCCGCCGTCTTCGAGAGGCTGGCCGCAGAGCTCGCGGGTCGTGTCGACGCCAACGAAATCTTCGCCGCCGTCGACACGGTGGAGCGTTTTCAGGGACAAGAAAAGACCGTGATGATCGCCAGCTTCGGTCTGGGCGACAAGGATCAGATTGCCGCGGAAGAGACTTTCCTGTTCCAGCTCAATCGCTTCAACGTGACGGCATCGCGAGCCAAGGCCAAGTTCATCGCCATCATGAGCCGCAGGTTGTTGGATCACCTCCCGACGGACAAGGTAGCTCTCCACCAGTCCCGTCTCATCAAGCATTTTGCCGATGGCTTCTTGCAGAGATCCGTTCCAATATCGCTGCCGGGTCTGGGCGAGTGCGAGTTGCGTACGCGATGA